From Cheilinus undulatus linkage group 18, ASM1832078v1, whole genome shotgun sequence, the proteins below share one genomic window:
- the LOC121526626 gene encoding protein max-like isoform X2, protein MSENDDIEVDSDADKRAHHNALERKRRDHIKDSFHGLRDSVPALQGEKASRAQILDKATEYIQYMRRKNHTHQQDIDDLKKQNALLEQQVRALEKAKGNTQLQTNYSSDSSLYTNRKGSAVSAFDGGSDSSSESEPDKPPNRKKLRVESS, encoded by the exons ATGAGCGAAAACGATGACATCGAAGTCGACAGCGAT GCAGACAAGCGAGCACATCACAACGCGCTGGAGCGCAAACGCAGGGACCACATTAAAGACAGCTTTCACGGTTTACGAGATTCTGTGCCTGCATTACAAGGGGAGAAG GCTTCACGAGCACAGATTCTAGACAAAGCCACCGAGTACATCCAGTACATGAGGAGGAAAAACCACACCCACCAGCAAGACATCGATGACCTAAAGAAGCAGAATGCACTGTTGGAGCAGCAGG TCCGTGCACTGGAGAAGGCCAAGGGGAACACTCAGCTCCAGACAAACTACTCTTCTGACAGCAGCTTGTACACAAACCGCAAAGGGAGCGCCGTGTCCGCCTTCGACGGCGGCTCAGACTCCAGCTCCGAATCAGAACCGGATAAGCCGCCGAACAGAAAGAAGTTGCGCGTGGAATCCAGCTAG
- the LOC121526626 gene encoding protein max-like isoform X1: MSENDDIEVDSDADKRAHHNALERKRRDHIKDSFHGLRDSVPALQGEKTSVKQASRAQILDKATEYIQYMRRKNHTHQQDIDDLKKQNALLEQQVRALEKAKGNTQLQTNYSSDSSLYTNRKGSAVSAFDGGSDSSSESEPDKPPNRKKLRVESS, encoded by the exons ATGAGCGAAAACGATGACATCGAAGTCGACAGCGAT GCAGACAAGCGAGCACATCACAACGCGCTGGAGCGCAAACGCAGGGACCACATTAAAGACAGCTTTCACGGTTTACGAGATTCTGTGCCTGCATTACAAGGGGAGAAG ACTTCTGTCAAACAGGCTTCACGAGCACAGATTCTAGACAAAGCCACCGAGTACATCCAGTACATGAGGAGGAAAAACCACACCCACCAGCAAGACATCGATGACCTAAAGAAGCAGAATGCACTGTTGGAGCAGCAGG TCCGTGCACTGGAGAAGGCCAAGGGGAACACTCAGCTCCAGACAAACTACTCTTCTGACAGCAGCTTGTACACAAACCGCAAAGGGAGCGCCGTGTCCGCCTTCGACGGCGGCTCAGACTCCAGCTCCGAATCAGAACCGGATAAGCCGCCGAACAGAAAGAAGTTGCGCGTGGAATCCAGCTAG